Within Xiphias gladius isolate SHS-SW01 ecotype Sanya breed wild chromosome 5, ASM1685928v1, whole genome shotgun sequence, the genomic segment AGCCTCTCATTTACCACCACTGGCCCCTCAGTTACTGGCGCTGCTTTATGAATGGCCAGATTAGTGGCTGCTTTGGAAAGGATATAGCCTCCACCCACTTCTCAGTAGTCTTAAATTTGTCCCTTACCCCGCACCATACAGCTAACTTTGGGTTCAGGGCCAAAGTGTCACATTACATGAATGACATGAGTGATTTATTTCCATCCTGGGGTAAGAAATTTTGAGAATCCATGAAGTTGACAGTTTTTATCTCTGGATAATTTAATAGGAGATGACTGGGTTGCTTGAAAGAAGAGCATTAAGGATGGAGCTGAAGCAGAAGGACAGGGCAGGGGCCCAAAGGGCACGAGAGCTGAGCTGCTCAGGCCAACTTCCCTCTGTAAATGACACAATTAGAATATTTAAGAGAACTGTCCAGATAACATGCTGCAACACAGCATGACTCCTCACCCATGCCACAACAGTGTGTTATACTGAgaagtacatgcacacacacacacacacgcacgcacgcacgcgtaCTTTTACActctgacataatgcattctctAGCCCCTTACTCTATAACCTCAACCATTCTAACTAAATACCTTACCCCAACCCTAAACTAAACCCGATTTTAACCTGatccctaaaaccaagtcttaacccgCAAACAGCCCTAtaaagttgtgaggactggccaaaacATCCTAATTTTACCAAAATTtcctcactcccaaggtctaaaactcaaactggtcttcacaaagatagaagtacacacacacacacacacacacacacacacacacacacacacttgatgcTGACAGAACAGTGCCAAGAGGCGCAAAGTGTCCAATAGACCAATCGCTGATGATCCATTTCATGCCGACTGGCATCAGgcatattaaaacatttttctctgtcttgtcATGTCACTGAAGGGCAATACATCAGTCTGTATTCCTGTCACTTGTGCCTTAAcaagaccaacacacacacattcacagtgttTTAGCTGGTGAACAGAGAAAAGGGAATGTGAGAGACGCTAAGATGCTGATAAGCTTAATTCCGAGCAAGCTTGGAATGAACTGCATTAAAATCTGAGACATATGTACAGATAAATTTAAGTCTACAGAGGCAATACAACAGCAATGTCAAAGAACAAGAAAAGATTTCAAAGATTTCATTGAGTATCAGCTTCTCTACCTTCAGGATGGTCCTGATGTCGTAATTTGTGCAGCCGCTCAGCTTGGTAACTCTGTACTCCAGCCACTGCTGCACCACAGCCCTGCTCTCTCCAGAGTCACCCAACAGCTCTGGGCGCTTGGCCTCTTTCACCAGGTGACAGGCGATTGTTACCAGCCCAACCAGTGGAGGACCATTATTATTCTGTAACACAGGTACCTGCAGGGAGAGGTTAGACACAGAGAGGGCAgtgggatggagagagagacaaaagggaaagaaaaaaaaagaaagatatttcAGACACAGTTAAGCAATCATTTCAACACATCTGATATCATCAGATATTGTATTTACACCTTGTTAAATAACATGcttcttcattttcaaatttcccCTTGATAACTATAGACATTCTTGAATAAAAATGTCTCACGGAATGTCTAATATGCAATGACTGTCGACATTTCACTTGCTCAAACAGATTAATTATATGAGATTGCGTATGTAGGTTAACATCCAGATGAGTGCCAATACTGGGATGCAAGAATAACAGCTTTCAACGTTTTCCTTAAAGATTAGGCTGTTAAACATTCAGTACAGCAGCCTTGAAGATTTTAAAGCAATACATTTTAAGTTATACCCTTCTCCGTCACTTTtacttctttcctccttctttcAGTCATCAGTGCTGAAGGAGCAGACCGTACAACTCCATACAGTCAATTTATGATAGACAACTCACTCCACCCCTTACTTTACTTTTATGAGCGGACATGCGCAAAGCACGGAGCAAAATCCATCATGCTAACTTGTGGAAATAGGTCAACTAAGTCATCAAGTGCAGCTACCTGGATTTATTCGGAATATCAACCTAACTAATGAATGAAACCACTTGGTATCAGCTTATAACACGAGGTAGGTATGCCAAGAGAAACGTCTATATTTTCAACACACATGACTAGCTTGTTAGCATTCCGATGGTAGGTACCGTGTAGTCTTACAACAGCTTACAAGCTtcctttcaaataaaataacGGTTTAAAGCCAGCAGTGGACGCCTCAACAATGGACTGTCATATCACCTTGTTATCCCCCTGAGTACTGTACTTGTTCGGTTTTTTAATTCCTAAATATTTCTCCAGCGATGATAGCTCCCGTAACGCCATAATTCCGACTGTAGGAGGGGCGGTAAGTGCACTGTGCACGTGACCTAATTGGGTAAACGTGTCAACTCCCTCCCATCAGAGTTTCACTGACTGTCGAGTAAACCAATGATAACATAGAAAGTGAGGCTGTAATTACGTTGCATAAGTGAAAACGTATTGAATTGTTATTGCTTTTCAAAGTTATACACAACAGTTCTAAAAATAGACCACGAAGTTTTATGTCAGGATTAAGAGGTTTTAGGGTTAGTCCAattttttatatacagtgtgGACTGCAAATAGATAGATTAGATAGATTATATATATCAGACACGAGATTAAAACAGATTccatttaaaagattttaaaggtTGGAAGAtacatgataataaaaatgcacataaaaactgCACTTGTAGTGATATGATCTGTGAGACTAATGTGATTTGTGAGTATGTTTGACCACATAACAAAATAACCCCCAGTTACTTATTAACTGTAATTCGGGTtcaccaaatacacacacaaacatgcattgCACCCTACCAACACAATATATTGTTATTGGATATGATATCCCATCATTCCCTAAAATAGGAggagtaaaatattaaatataaaaataggtaaaaaaaaaaaaaaaaagattaaaagattaaGTAGGCATGGAAATAAAAGCTATAGATAGCTAATGACCCACTGCAGAGCCCGTCCCTTTGTGGTGGTGTAGCTGGTGAACTATTTCGAGTGAACCATGTCGAGATGGCATACTTGTGGATGCTTTCGATGCTGCAGTGGTAGAGGGTGGCAAGCAGGTTCAGATTTACTTTCTTTAGTAATCTCAGAAACGAAAGCCATTGTTGTGCATTCTTTACCAGTCTCTCAAAGTGCTTCATTGCTATcggagtgtgtgtgactggatGGAAGTTAATGAGGGTTTTAGTGGCAGAACCTTTCGATACTGGAACAATACTGGTAATCTTTAGGCATTTCGGGGCAGCAGCCTGTAACAGAAACATGTTGAAGATGCAGGTGAATACCTGTTAGGAAATGTTGCTTTTACGCAGTCATCCAGGAATTCTGTCAGGGCCTGCTGCTTTCCTAGAGTTCATGCTGCTGAACACCAGTCTGACGTCATGTGCCTGTAGTATGAAAGGTGGGTCAGATGCGGTTGGCTGTGATACAGTTGTTTTCCCCTTGTTAATCTGTGTCAAAATGTGCAAATAATGTATGTACTTGTTGTTTATGTGTGacactagagagagagagtgacagctGGGCTGAGGTGTCGCACTACAAGCTTTCTTTCCATCCCCAGTGGTACCTCTTTGTAACAGCTCACCTGGATGACAAAGGGTGATGTCAGCGACTGCAgctaaacaaattaaattttttgtcTCTGAATTTTTATTGAGTTTATTCAGACTGCAATAAAATAGACAAGGAGATGATGAGTAGGGAAGACAAATGCTGGTGACTCTGAACTGAAGCCCTTTTTGGTTACTTTTAACTGTAGTTTACAAGGACTAAATTTACTTACAGTAGCTGGGCAGATTTctgtagtattagtagtagtattattcagatcctttacttgagtaaaagaagaaataccAAAATGTAAATTACTCCATTACCACTGAAAATTATACATTCAAAATTTGACTTCAGTAAATGCACACAAAAGTACATAGTATACTTATTTACTCAGGCAGAATTTGTCATGGTCGGTGCCATGACTAAGGtattttccttgtgtttctagggtttttccccttcccttgtgtctcctgtcttcctctgtctgtctctctctgtgtatgtatgtatatgtgtgtctgtgccgtGGGCGTGGCTCTCCTCACTCTCTCCGGGCTGCCAGATTGCCACTCTGTCTGCACACCTACCATCCAACAACTCACCAGCCCAGCAGTATTTAAACCCTGGTTCTTCCTCCACTCTTAGCCAGATTGTTGCTTCAGCTAGTTTGGATCAGTCCTCTGATTACGCTAATGCCTGCTTGCTGCTCAGCTCACCACCCCAAAACCTGCTAATCTCCACTGGCCGCCAGCTTCCCCTCAAGCCCCTTCCTCGCCTGCCAGCACCTCCGCCATCATTCCCCCTCACCGCTCCAGCTTCCCTCAATCTCCTGCCTTGCCTGCCAGGTCCTCTGTCTTCATTCCCTGCTCAGCTCAACCCTGCCATCTGTCATTTCCCCCTTTGCCCATCACCTTTACCCCTTTGGAGGTAAAGTAGtttgacaaaccaacataagtataaatgtgaggattatttttaatacttggatgaaaatcctttgcagtcaatgactgccttaaGTCTGGAACCCAAGGAcatcaaatgctgagtttcctctcttgagatgctttgccaggcctttactgcagccgccttcagttgctgctcaTTTTTGGGTCTTTCtaccttcagttttgtcttcagtaggtgaaattgggttgaggtcaggtgactgacttggctattgaagaatattccatttttttgctttgagaagctcttggcttgctttcgcagtatgttttgggtcattatccatctgtactgtgtcCTATCAGCAATCTGAGCAggtagtatagccctatacacttcagaattcatcttGCTACTTCTACCAGCAGTCACATTACCAATAAACActagtgacccagttccactggtGGCCATACATGCCTATGCCATTACACTGCCTCCAccgtgtttgacagatgatgtagtatgctttggatcatgagccgttcctttccttctccatactcttctcttcctgtcattctggtacaagttaatcttggtttcattagTCCAAAAAATCTTGTTCCGGAACTGGGTaggcttttttagaggttttctggcaaagtctaatcttgcctttctgttcttgagtgttacaagtggtttgcatcttgtggtaaaccctctgtatttacattcatgaaggtgtctcttgattgtagactttgacaatgatacacctacctcccTGAGAGTGTTCTTGAgctggctagatgttgtgaaggggtttttcttcaccaaagaaaGAAATCTGCAATTGTCCTCTAAACTTGACTTatgtggtcttccaggccttttggtgttcCTGAGCtctcaccagtgcattccttctttttaagaattgttgatttggctacTCCTaaaaagtttctgctatctgtctgattgttttgttttttcagcctaatgatgactacttcatttgcatcaacacctctttggactacatattgagagttcccatgaacagctatcaaatgcaaattcaacacttgtaATCAATTCAGACCATATACTTaacttgtcatgaaataacgatTGTtgattgtccaattacttttgagctgctgaaattagggactatgtataaaaatggctctaattcctaaacagtttgtgcgatatttttgttaaaccccttgctttaaagctgaaagtctacacttcaatcacattttgatggctttgtttcaaatccattgtggtgctGTACAGAAGcattattaaaaaattgtgtcactgttcaaatacttatgtaccttaCTATATATTGTATATCCCCACACCAAACAACACGCCCCCATTTTTCCAACCAAGTTCCTGCCACGGTGACATGGCATAACAGCCATATTACTGGTGCGTTAACTTGTGaatattttaagcattttaatgttgcaactGGTTAAGGTTGGATTCATTTGAACCATTTTATCAAGTGTTTGTCCATGTTTTaaactgcaaagtaactaaaagTGTTGAACTGAATGAACGTactactgaaaaaaagaacaatatttgcccctgaaatgtaatggagtataaatataaagttgtatgaaatggaaatactcaagcaaagtaAACATATGTTAGAATTTAACCTAAGCACAATAGTGTGCTTGAGTAAGTGTCCAGTATGTATTTAGCTACTTTTCACCACTAGATACAGGAGCAAACTGTCCAGTGCAATAAACAAGAAAGCCAACTGATGCATGTGACAAAGTGCAagtgaaaatgaatcaaaaatcTGCATTAGGGTGGAGTCATAAACCACTTAGTTTGAAGAAATAATTTTCATTCTTAATGGTAAAATACAATGAGGGCCACCAATATATATTAATTGCATGATGACCCTTGCCAGACATCTGACAGACATCTACCTAAAATGGCCATATTGTCCATATTACAAATCATGATAGTCAACATAATTTTTTAGACCAAAGGGTACAAACCTACACTGTTCTGCTCAGCTTGCAATCATGACAAAGTCACAGAAACTTTTCACCCAGTTGTCATCATCACAAAAATACTCCATGGTCCAATGGTGTTCCAGATTACTCCGAGCATTTCCGGTGCTGTCTTACTTCAAGCCACACTGTGACATACTTTAACAAAGCATCAAATTTCACATAGCAAGTCATTTGTGAACATCTAGCATCTAGCAC encodes:
- the eef1e1 gene encoding eukaryotic translation elongation factor 1 epsilon-1 isoform X2, whose protein sequence is MALRELSSLEKYLGIKKPNKYSTQGDNKVPVLQNNNGPPLVGLVTIACHLVKEAKRPELLGDSGESRAVVQQWLEYRVTKLSGCTNYDIRTILKREVGLSSSALVPFGPLPCPSASAPSLMLFFQATQSSPIKLSRDKNCQLHGFSKFLTPGWK
- the eef1e1 gene encoding eukaryotic translation elongation factor 1 epsilon-1 isoform X1, which translates into the protein MALRELSSLEKYLGIKKPNKYSTQGDNKVPVLQNNNGPPLVGLVTIACHLVKEAKRPELLGDSGESRAVVQQWLEYRVTKLSGCTNYDIRTILKVLNLYLQDKTYLAKNQFTLADILMYYGIQPLIVGLAIQEKEHYVNVTRWFDHIQHYPGVQCHLSPVVVLRNRIYTSRHH